In a single window of the Megalobrama amblycephala isolate DHTTF-2021 linkage group LG3, ASM1881202v1, whole genome shotgun sequence genome:
- the si:ch211-63p21.1 gene encoding uncharacterized protein si:ch211-63p21.1 — MEVMRRKDSDSNGLFSDNSDNDCEDMGACGQSTGVCLCENTTFCDQHPQEDSSVKCVQCGKNRPMITRYSEGYGTEEECVQSHPQGDSDADADIEDTDNRLQIVGSLQRISSRKRKRQRITRQDTTESEDDGGRSHRTHRWSLRLSPHRTHNRTILEESVSQVRPLVICRCAARETQAVMDDKPDGGKWPLTAFPVPLSLPVSCYLLIVPLSISIIIILMTFLLPLTDT; from the exons ATGGAGGTGATGAGAAGAAAAGACTCCGACTCAAACGGCCTGTTCTCAGACAACTCGGACAATGACTGTGAG GACATGGGGGCTTGTGGACAGAGtacaggtgtgtgtttgtgtgaaaacACCACCTTCTGTGATCAGCACCCACAGGAG GACTCCAGTGTGAAGTGTGTCCAGTGCGGTAAGAACAGACCCATGATCACTAGATACTCCGAGGGTTATGGCACAGAG GAGGAGTGTGTCCAGTCTCATCCTCAGGGAGACAGTGATGCAGATGCAGACATCGAGGACACGGACAACAG GCTCCAGATTGTGGGTTCCCTCCAGCGAATCAGCTCTCGGAAGAGAAAGCGTCAGCGAATCACGCGGCAGGATACCACTGAGAGCGAAGACGATGGTGGGCGGAGCCACAGGACTCACCGCTGGAGTCTACGACTCAGTCCTCATCGCACACACAACAGGACGATACTGGAG GAGAGCGTGTCTCAGGTGCGGCCGTTGGTCATCTGCCGCTGTGCAGCGCGAGAGACTCAAGCCGTGATGGATGACAAACCAGATGGGGGGAAATGGCCCCTGACAGCGTTCCCTGTCCCTCTTTCCCTCCCTGTATCCTGCTATCTGCTCATCGTCCCTCTGTCCATATCCATTATCATCATTCTCATGACATTCCTCTTACCGCTCACAGATACTTGA